A single window of Luteipulveratus halotolerans DNA harbors:
- a CDS encoding VOC family protein, producing the protein MPTRDTVWPAGTPCWVDCGFDDFDRARRFYGHLFGWDTDEGDGPSRYTICLKNGRSAAGISANADKGQGTFWATYFATDDADATAAAVRDAGGTVVMEPTDVGPGRMAIFEDTTGASFSVWQGGDITGVQVYGEPGTLAWNDLMTRDLEAAKTFYAAVFGYTYEPTGDDYVLFTPPGAERPAGGMHLAAELPDEVPPSWLVHFAVADRDSTVSLAEMEDGVDVLMTFDTPFGPEATLRGQEGEVFNVIALADGAG; encoded by the coding sequence ATGCCCACGCGTGACACCGTCTGGCCGGCCGGGACCCCGTGCTGGGTCGACTGCGGGTTCGACGACTTCGACCGCGCCCGCCGCTTCTACGGTCACCTGTTCGGCTGGGACACCGACGAAGGCGACGGTCCGAGCCGCTACACGATCTGTCTCAAGAACGGCCGGTCCGCAGCCGGCATCTCGGCCAACGCCGACAAGGGCCAGGGCACGTTCTGGGCCACCTACTTCGCCACCGACGACGCCGACGCCACGGCCGCGGCGGTCCGCGACGCGGGCGGCACGGTCGTCATGGAGCCCACCGACGTCGGCCCGGGGCGCATGGCGATCTTCGAGGACACCACCGGCGCGAGCTTCAGCGTCTGGCAGGGCGGCGACATCACCGGCGTGCAGGTCTACGGCGAGCCCGGCACCCTCGCCTGGAACGACCTGATGACCCGCGACCTCGAGGCCGCCAAGACGTTCTACGCCGCGGTGTTCGGCTACACCTACGAGCCGACCGGCGACGACTACGTGCTGTTCACCCCGCCCGGCGCCGAGCGTCCGGCCGGCGGCATGCACCTGGCCGCCGAGCTGCCCGACGAGGTCCCGCCGAGCTGGCTGGTGCACTTCGCCGTGGCTGACCGCGACTCGACCGTGAGCCTGGCCGAGATGGAGGACGGCGTCGACGTGCTGATGACGTTCGACACACCGTTCGGGCCGGAGGCGACGCTGCGGGGCCAGGAGGGCGAGGTCTTCAACGTGATCGCGCTCGCCGACGGCGCGGGCTGA
- the purB gene encoding adenylosuccinate lyase → MRSLADVTPPIALGALDGRYRPAVAPLVDHLSEAALNRRRVHVEVEWLIHLTDQQVVPGVRALTADEQQQLRAVVEEFGPDEIAELAEIERETVHDVKAVEYFLKRRLERIAGSDAAGLAELIHFGCTSEDINNTSYALMVQGAVQQVWLPKAQAFVEQVSGMARDLRDVPLLSHTHGQPATPTTMGKELAVLAYRLGRQLTRIGGQEFLGKMNGATGTYGAHTAALPDVEWPSVSQGFVEGLGLTWNPLTTQIESHDWQAELYADIARFNRILHNLCTDVWSYISLGYFAQVRGQGTVGSSTMPHKVNPIRFENAEANLEVSNALLDVLASTLVTSRLQRDLTDSSMQRNIGTAFGHSLLAIDNASRGLAGLDANPAAMAADLDGNWEVLGEPVQSAMRALGAQGHPGMDQPYERLKELTRGRRINGDDLREFVRGLGLPADVEERFVAMTPQSYVGLAPQLVDYLDRD, encoded by the coding sequence ATGCGTTCTCTTGCCGACGTCACGCCGCCGATCGCTCTGGGTGCCCTCGACGGGCGCTACCGCCCCGCGGTCGCTCCCCTGGTCGACCACCTGTCCGAGGCCGCGCTCAACCGCCGGCGCGTGCACGTCGAGGTCGAGTGGCTGATCCACCTCACCGACCAGCAGGTCGTGCCGGGCGTCCGCGCGCTGACCGCTGACGAGCAGCAGCAGCTGCGCGCAGTGGTCGAGGAGTTCGGCCCCGACGAGATCGCTGAGCTCGCTGAGATCGAGCGCGAGACCGTCCACGACGTCAAGGCCGTCGAGTACTTCCTCAAGCGGCGCCTCGAGCGCATCGCCGGCTCCGACGCGGCCGGCCTCGCCGAGCTCATCCACTTCGGCTGCACCAGCGAGGACATCAACAACACCTCCTACGCGCTGATGGTGCAGGGCGCCGTCCAGCAGGTGTGGCTGCCCAAGGCGCAGGCGTTCGTCGAGCAGGTCAGCGGTATGGCCCGCGACCTGCGCGACGTGCCCCTGCTGTCGCACACCCACGGTCAGCCGGCCACCCCGACGACGATGGGCAAGGAGCTGGCCGTGCTCGCGTACAGGCTGGGTCGTCAGCTCACGCGCATCGGCGGCCAGGAGTTCCTCGGCAAGATGAACGGCGCCACCGGCACCTACGGCGCGCACACCGCGGCGCTGCCCGACGTCGAATGGCCTTCTGTCTCACAGGGATTCGTCGAGGGCCTCGGCCTCACCTGGAACCCGCTCACGACCCAGATCGAGAGCCACGACTGGCAGGCCGAGCTCTACGCCGACATCGCGCGCTTCAACCGCATCCTGCACAACCTGTGCACCGACGTGTGGTCCTACATCTCGCTCGGCTACTTCGCCCAGGTGCGCGGCCAGGGCACGGTCGGCTCGTCGACGATGCCGCACAAGGTCAACCCGATCCGGTTCGAGAACGCCGAGGCCAACCTCGAGGTCAGCAACGCACTGCTCGACGTGCTCGCCTCGACCCTCGTGACCAGCCGACTGCAGCGCGACCTCACCGACTCCTCGATGCAGCGCAACATCGGCACGGCGTTCGGGCACTCGCTGCTCGCGATCGACAACGCCTCGCGCGGCCTGGCCGGGCTCGACGCCAACCCCGCGGCGATGGCCGCCGACCTCGACGGCAACTGGGAGGTGCTCGGCGAGCCGGTGCAGTCGGCCATGCGCGCGCTCGGCGCCCAGGGCCACCCCGGCATGGACCAGCCGTACGAGCGCCTCAAGGAGCTCACCCGCGGTCGCCGCATCAACGGCGACGACCTGCGCGAGTTCGTCCGTGGCCTCGGCCTGCCGGCCGACGTCGAGGAGCGGTTCGTCGCGATGACCCCGCAGTCGTACGTCGGCCTGGCGCCCCAGCTGGTCGACTACCTCGACCGCGACTGA
- a CDS encoding VOC family protein translates to MRIDHVVYAAEQDGLVATSKRLGEQLGVDVVDGGLHPRFGTRNVVIPLSHHRFIEVVEPLDHPASDKAPFGQAVKACSENGGGWLGWVVEVRDLAKAEARVGREAAPGNRHRPDGVEITWKQLGVKGLMADPQVPFFIHWDDEAQHPSHDGSADADLKSLQIAGSPDRVREWLGLTGEPGVDRDEWEPEVGFDFAAPHGTPGLMSVTFETSKGSITI, encoded by the coding sequence ATGCGCATAGACCACGTCGTGTACGCAGCCGAGCAGGACGGCCTCGTGGCCACGTCCAAGCGCCTGGGGGAGCAGCTCGGGGTCGATGTGGTGGACGGGGGACTGCACCCGCGTTTCGGCACCCGCAACGTCGTGATCCCGCTGTCGCACCACCGCTTCATCGAGGTCGTGGAGCCGCTCGACCACCCCGCGTCCGACAAGGCCCCGTTCGGCCAGGCGGTCAAGGCCTGCTCCGAGAACGGCGGCGGCTGGCTCGGCTGGGTCGTCGAGGTCCGTGACCTCGCCAAGGCCGAGGCGCGTGTGGGTCGTGAGGCCGCCCCGGGCAACCGTCACCGTCCTGACGGTGTCGAGATCACCTGGAAGCAGCTGGGCGTCAAGGGCCTGATGGCCGACCCGCAGGTGCCGTTCTTCATCCACTGGGACGACGAGGCCCAGCACCCGTCCCACGACGGCAGCGCCGACGCCGACCTCAAGAGCCTGCAGATCGCCGGCTCGCCCGACCGGGTCCGCGAGTGGCTCGGCCTCACCGGTGAGCCCGGCGTCGACCGTGACGAGTGGGAGCCCGAGGTCGGCTTCGACTTCGCCGCTCCGCACGGCACGCCCGGTCTGATGTCGGTGACGTTCGAGACCTCCAAGGGCTCGATCACCATCTGA
- a CDS encoding class I SAM-dependent methyltransferase: protein MSEPTDQVARVREGYNALSRAYRGDIADDETQTRYAGWLAWVRDHTPAGGRVLDLGCGNGVPASKWLVDNGFRVTGVDVSEEMIARAATLVPSAELIRADASDPDAVAFEPGSFEAIVTLYSLIHIPIDRQQPLITRMASWVRPAGIVVATVGHNAWQGREQDWLGGSVDMWWSHPDAATYRAWFEQAGLAVVHEELVPEGTSGHQLMVARRS from the coding sequence ATGTCCGAGCCGACCGACCAGGTCGCACGCGTGCGCGAGGGCTACAACGCCCTGTCGCGCGCCTACCGCGGCGACATCGCCGACGACGAGACCCAGACACGGTACGCCGGGTGGTTGGCCTGGGTGCGCGACCACACCCCCGCCGGCGGACGCGTCCTCGACCTGGGTTGCGGCAACGGCGTGCCGGCATCGAAGTGGTTGGTGGACAACGGTTTTCGCGTCACAGGCGTCGACGTCTCGGAGGAGATGATCGCGCGGGCTGCCACCCTCGTACCCTCGGCAGAGCTCATCAGGGCTGACGCCAGCGACCCCGACGCCGTCGCATTCGAGCCCGGCAGCTTCGAGGCGATCGTGACGTTGTACTCGCTGATCCACATCCCGATCGACCGGCAGCAGCCGCTCATCACCCGCATGGCGTCATGGGTACGCCCCGCCGGGATCGTCGTCGCGACCGTCGGCCACAACGCGTGGCAGGGACGCGAGCAGGACTGGCTCGGCGGCAGCGTCGACATGTGGTGGAGCCATCCCGACGCGGCGACCTACCGCGCGTGGTTCGAGCAGGCCGGTCTCGCGGTCGTGCACGAGGAGCTCGTGCCCGAAGGCACCAGCGGCCACCAGCTCATGGTGGCCCGGCGCAGCTGA
- a CDS encoding dienelactone hydrolase family protein — MEITIAVDGEEIGGYLAEPDPRLHGPGPWPAVVILHDIVGLSDDDRVIADRFAQAGYLAVLPDLYSRGGALRCIRSTMKALRAGQGQVFRDVEATRLMLEERRDCTGRIGVVGFCMSGGFALLMAARGFDASAPYYGEVPSDESVLDGACPVVASFGGRDPAPGMKGAAARLESALTARGVEHDVKEYPRSGHSFANRYDGAPLLRVLRIGYRHDDSEDAWRRVLAFFATHLTGATERS; from the coding sequence ATGGAGATCACCATCGCCGTGGACGGCGAAGAGATCGGCGGCTACCTCGCAGAACCCGACCCCCGGTTGCACGGCCCCGGACCATGGCCGGCCGTGGTGATCCTGCACGACATCGTCGGTCTGAGCGACGACGACCGGGTCATCGCCGACCGGTTCGCCCAGGCCGGCTATCTCGCGGTGCTGCCCGACCTGTACTCACGGGGTGGGGCGCTGCGCTGCATCAGGTCGACGATGAAGGCACTGCGGGCCGGGCAGGGTCAGGTCTTCCGCGACGTCGAGGCCACCCGGCTGATGCTCGAGGAGCGCCGCGACTGCACCGGGCGGATCGGCGTCGTCGGGTTCTGCATGAGCGGTGGTTTCGCGCTGCTGATGGCGGCGCGCGGGTTCGACGCGAGCGCGCCCTACTACGGCGAGGTCCCGTCCGACGAGTCCGTGCTCGACGGCGCCTGCCCCGTGGTCGCGAGCTTCGGCGGACGTGACCCGGCCCCGGGCATGAAGGGTGCTGCCGCCCGGCTGGAGTCCGCCCTCACCGCGCGGGGTGTCGAGCACGACGTCAAGGAGTACCCGCGCTCGGGGCACTCGTTCGCCAACCGGTACGACGGCGCGCCGCTGCTGCGCGTGCTGCGGATCGGCTACCGGCACGACGACAGCGAGGACGCCTGGCGGCGGGTGCTCGCGTTCTTCGCCACCCACCTGACAGGAGCCACTGAGCGGTCGTAG
- a CDS encoding ribonuclease domain-containing protein, with the protein MTTLTSRFGRLASATVVAAGLTLAAHPSADAAVPDCALSSLPAEATTTANLIKAGGPFPYDQDGTVFQNREGILPSQTYGYYHEYTVKTPGEDTRGARRIVTGGTPLTSPPNWYYTGDHYASFCKITGV; encoded by the coding sequence ATGACCACGTTGACCAGTCGCTTCGGACGACTCGCCTCCGCCACCGTCGTCGCCGCCGGCCTCACCCTGGCCGCTCACCCCTCCGCTGATGCCGCAGTGCCCGACTGCGCGCTCTCGTCGTTGCCCGCCGAGGCCACGACGACGGCCAACCTGATCAAGGCGGGCGGTCCGTTCCCGTACGACCAGGACGGCACGGTCTTCCAGAACCGTGAGGGCATCCTGCCGTCGCAGACCTACGGCTACTACCACGAGTACACCGTCAAGACCCCGGGCGAGGACACCCGCGGTGCCCGGCGCATCGTCACCGGTGGCACGCCGCTGACGAGCCCGCCCAACTGGTACTACACCGGCGACCACTACGCGTCGTTCTGCAAGATCACCGGCGTCTGA
- a CDS encoding DUF1232 domain-containing protein, giving the protein MVHDEPGVARLLASPAFTRARALAGPLADDSVRLRTLLEQVDRKTFGIGTIDDLHGRLDIDIACSVVEARAEELDEGLGEGVDDLDPTTSARLRLVIAALSYLVIDHDAIPDHRPNGHIDDVAIVRWVTQVAAGHLPPPHDDHGHHGPVAPSSGAPIGAPLDGAVG; this is encoded by the coding sequence ATGGTTCACGACGAACCGGGCGTGGCCCGGCTGCTGGCCTCGCCCGCGTTCACTCGCGCGCGAGCCCTCGCCGGTCCCTTGGCCGACGACAGCGTTCGGCTGCGCACGCTGCTGGAGCAGGTCGACCGCAAGACGTTCGGCATCGGCACGATCGACGACCTGCACGGGCGGCTCGACATCGACATCGCGTGCTCGGTGGTCGAGGCGAGGGCCGAAGAGCTCGACGAAGGTCTCGGCGAGGGCGTCGATGACCTCGACCCCACCACGAGCGCCCGGTTGCGACTGGTCATCGCGGCGCTGTCCTACCTGGTGATCGACCACGACGCGATCCCTGACCACCGGCCCAACGGCCACATCGACGACGTCGCGATCGTCCGCTGGGTCACTCAGGTCGCTGCCGGCCACCTCCCGCCTCCCCACGACGACCACGGTCATCACGGTCCTGTCGCGCCGTCGAGCGGGGCACCCATCGGCGCCCCGCTCGACGGCGCGGTCGGCTGA
- a CDS encoding NYN domain-containing protein gives MRVGIYIDGFNLYYGGRGLIGARGVPGWRWLDLRTLSTNLVAARAAWPSVTSTRVVYCTARIKADADNPAASAPRDQEVYLRALRASASVDEIALGNYVSRVATAPLATANKRKRPVLTRPAWPVMIKDGSDDVPNATFMASVARREEKGSDVNVAAHLLIDVLQGDVDAAVVISNDSDLAFPVAQARLRVPVGTVNPTKGYTAGDLNGSPSDGVGQHWWHQLTTTELRAAQLSANVGRLHKPRAW, from the coding sequence ATGCGGGTGGGGATCTACATCGACGGCTTCAACCTCTACTACGGAGGACGCGGTCTCATAGGCGCACGGGGTGTGCCCGGATGGCGATGGCTCGACCTGCGCACCCTCAGCACGAACCTCGTCGCTGCTCGCGCGGCATGGCCGTCGGTGACCAGTACACGTGTCGTGTACTGCACCGCCCGCATCAAGGCTGACGCGGACAACCCGGCCGCATCGGCACCGCGTGATCAGGAGGTCTACCTGCGGGCTCTCCGTGCCTCAGCCTCTGTCGACGAGATCGCACTGGGCAACTATGTGTCACGAGTTGCCACCGCCCCACTGGCGACTGCCAACAAACGCAAGCGGCCGGTTCTCACGCGTCCGGCGTGGCCCGTCATGATCAAGGACGGCTCGGACGACGTCCCGAATGCCACCTTCATGGCCTCGGTCGCACGACGTGAGGAGAAGGGCAGCGATGTCAATGTCGCTGCGCACCTGCTCATCGATGTCCTCCAGGGCGATGTCGACGCCGCAGTGGTGATCAGCAACGACAGTGATCTGGCGTTCCCCGTCGCCCAAGCCCGGCTGCGCGTACCTGTCGGCACGGTCAATCCCACCAAGGGCTACACCGCCGGCGACCTCAACGGCTCACCGAGCGATGGCGTCGGGCAGCACTGGTGGCACCAGCTCACCACGACCGAGCTCCGAGCGGCGCAGCTGTCGGCCAATGTCGGCAGGCTCCACAAGCCGCGGGCTTGGTGA